One Prunus dulcis chromosome 8, ALMONDv2, whole genome shotgun sequence DNA window includes the following coding sequences:
- the LOC117637727 gene encoding uncharacterized protein LOC117637727 isoform X1: MATSFSFMPAPPSVQAHRCSSSPSPRQEVYYCVGLRTSFLKNWDVTGVSSSKRFGSTTHMNWKRRRTLICAVNQDAEGAFKKTVEVDRLIDKLRHANPIELQKLVVENVLAFNEGFWIRLAARTDTCKSEDDKKDYEELAISIMSIVDRLVHKTNEKIDSATDVLKGILKPVVDEVEEIQWPPRDPEALKLMEKELVQREEDGQLDEGFLSEVNAQLRQAKGDGDKPGFEAMLQKVLQLYASTVLSKRSYAKKGDEILKAEQFLETIIKAPEEEWNKLLLNGLTLGKGEILPQELYAVIKKRVERTLIRTEGGSYQQRVLTEYLNGIQLRAEQIVQLLQGKLQ, translated from the exons GTATATTATTGCGTTGGATTAAGAACTTCATTTCTCAAGAATTGGGATGTCACGGGGGTGTCGAGTTCAAAGCGGTTCGGCTCCACCACTCATATGAATTGGAAGAGGAG GAGAACTTTGATCTGTGCAGTCAATCAAGATGCCGAGGGAGCATTCAAAAAGACTGTAGAAGTGGATAGGCTGATAGACAAACTAAGACATGCAAATCCAATTGAA CTTCAGAAGCTTGTTGTTGAAAATGTCTTGGCTTTTAATGAGGGCTTTTGGATACGGCTTGCGGCAAGAACTGATACCTGCAAATCGGAGGATGATAAA AAGGACTATGAGGAATTGGCTATATCTATAATGAGCATAGTGGATCGCCTTGTTCATAAGACCAAT GAAAAGATAGATTCAGCTACTGATGTCCTCAAGGGGATTCTGAAACCTGTAGTTGATGAAGTAGAAGAAATTCAATGGCCTCCTAGAGATCCCGAGGCTCTTAAATTAATGGAGAAA GAATTAGTCCAAAGGGAGGAAGATGGACAATTGGACGAAGGGTTTCTTTCAGAAGTTAATGCGCAACTACGACAA gCAAAAGGAGATGGAGATAAGCCAGGGTTTGAGGCTATGTTACAAAAGGTTTTACAACTCTATGCTTCTACTGTTCTATCCAAGCGTAGCTATGCAAAAAAAG GGGATGAAATTCTGAAGGCCGAGCAGTTTCTAGAAACCATAATCAAAG CTCCTGAAGAAGAATGGAACAAGCTGCTGCTCAATGGATTAACACTTGGCAAAGGGGAAATTTTACCACAGGAGCTCTATGCTGTCATTAAGAAGAGGGTTGAACGGACTCTGATCCGAACA GAGGGAGGTTCATACCAGCAACGTGTTCTTACGGAGTATCTCAATGGCATCCAATTGAGAGCAGAGCAAATTGTCCAACTACTTCAGGGCAAGCTGCAATAG
- the LOC117637727 gene encoding uncharacterized protein LOC117637727 isoform X2: protein MLLFTFSPPRVNQDAEGAFKKTVEVDRLIDKLRHANPIELQKLVVENVLAFNEGFWIRLAARTDTCKSEDDKKDYEELAISIMSIVDRLVHKTNEKIDSATDVLKGILKPVVDEVEEIQWPPRDPEALKLMEKELVQREEDGQLDEGFLSEVNAQLRQAKGDGDKPGFEAMLQKVLQLYASTVLSKRSYAKKGDEILKAEQFLETIIKAPEEEWNKLLLNGLTLGKGEILPQELYAVIKKRVERTLIRTEGGSYQQRVLTEYLNGIQLRAEQIVQLLQGKLQ, encoded by the exons TCAATCAAGATGCCGAGGGAGCATTCAAAAAGACTGTAGAAGTGGATAGGCTGATAGACAAACTAAGACATGCAAATCCAATTGAA CTTCAGAAGCTTGTTGTTGAAAATGTCTTGGCTTTTAATGAGGGCTTTTGGATACGGCTTGCGGCAAGAACTGATACCTGCAAATCGGAGGATGATAAA AAGGACTATGAGGAATTGGCTATATCTATAATGAGCATAGTGGATCGCCTTGTTCATAAGACCAAT GAAAAGATAGATTCAGCTACTGATGTCCTCAAGGGGATTCTGAAACCTGTAGTTGATGAAGTAGAAGAAATTCAATGGCCTCCTAGAGATCCCGAGGCTCTTAAATTAATGGAGAAA GAATTAGTCCAAAGGGAGGAAGATGGACAATTGGACGAAGGGTTTCTTTCAGAAGTTAATGCGCAACTACGACAA gCAAAAGGAGATGGAGATAAGCCAGGGTTTGAGGCTATGTTACAAAAGGTTTTACAACTCTATGCTTCTACTGTTCTATCCAAGCGTAGCTATGCAAAAAAAG GGGATGAAATTCTGAAGGCCGAGCAGTTTCTAGAAACCATAATCAAAG CTCCTGAAGAAGAATGGAACAAGCTGCTGCTCAATGGATTAACACTTGGCAAAGGGGAAATTTTACCACAGGAGCTCTATGCTGTCATTAAGAAGAGGGTTGAACGGACTCTGATCCGAACA GAGGGAGGTTCATACCAGCAACGTGTTCTTACGGAGTATCTCAATGGCATCCAATTGAGAGCAGAGCAAATTGTCCAACTACTTCAGGGCAAGCTGCAATAG
- the LOC117637226 gene encoding DNA replication licensing factor MCM4: MASDSTPADFNNGPSSPDDSFSSPIGNTRSSSPAGASRQRRRRRSTTPSSEFATPRANRSRFSGSETTPTPSRTRRANGQNGAVPTPSSTDGDVPPSSEGGDGYDMDEDRPTFVWGTNISVNDVKVAIVRFLKNFRDESQWNTESEYLTEGKYIEAIKRVIEMEEDSLDVDARNVFDYDSDLYAKMVRYPLEVLAIFDIVLMEMLPVINPLFEKHIQTRIYNLKTSTSMRNLNPSDIERMVSLKGMIIRSSSIIPEIREAIFRCLVCGYYSDPLPVEKGRITEPTICLKEECQARNSMTLVHNRCRFTDKQIVRLQETPDEIPEGGTPHTVSLLMHDKLVDAGKPGDRIEVTGIYRAMTVRVGPTQRTVKSLFKTYIDCLHIKKSDKSRMLAEDQNPVEVDNSVAGHSDEIVFDEKKVEQLKELAKQPDIYDRLTRSLAPNIWELDDVKKGLLCQIFGGNALKLPSGARFRGDINILLVGDPGTSKSQLLQYIHKLAPRGIYTSGRGSSAVGLTAYVAKDPETGETVLESGALVLSDRGICCIDEFDKMSDSARSMLHEVMEQQTVSIAKAGIIASLNARTSVLACANPSGSRYNPHLSVIDNIHLPPTLLSRFDLIYLLLDKADEHTDRRLAKHIVALHFENPETIQQDVLDLATLTAYVGYARKHIHPQLSDEAAEELTRGYVELRRRGNFPGSSKKVITATPRQIESLIRLSEALARIRFSEWVEKHDVVEAFRLLEVAMQQSATDHSTGTIDMDLITTGISASERMRRESLVSAARNIIMEKLQLGGPSMRLLELLEELKTQSSGNEVHLNDLRTAITTLASEGFVAFVHGDSVKRI, from the exons ATGGCTTCTGATTCTACGCCGGCCGACTTCAACAACG GACCTTCATCTCCCGATGACTCCTTCTCGAGCCCAATCGGCAACACACGCTCCTCCTCCCCTGCCGGCGCTTCCAGGCAGAGACGGCGGCGCCGATCCACTACGCCGTCTTCGGAATTCGCAACTCCAAGGGCCAACCGGTCCCGGTTCTCCGGCTCCGAAACAACCCCAACCCCATCGCGCACCCGCCGCGCCAATGGCCAAAACGGTGCCGTTCCAACCCCCTCCTCCACTGACGGTGACGTCCCGCCGTCTTCGGAAGGCGGCGACGGCTACGACATGGACGAGGACAGGCCCACGTTCGTTTGGGGCACGAACATCAGCGTGAACGACGTTAAGGTGGCGATCGTTAGGTTCCTGAAGAATTTTCGGGACGAGTCGCAGTGGAATACGGAGAGTGAGTACCTTACGGAAGGGAAGTACATTGAGGCCATCAAGAGAGTTATTGAAATGGAAGAAGATTCGCTCGATGTTGATGCACGCAATGTGTTTGATTATGATTCGGACTTGTATGCGAAGATGGTCAGATACCCACTTGAGGTTCTTGCAATTTTcgatattgttttgatggaaATGCTGCCCGTCATAAACCCCTTGTTCGAAAAGCACATTCAAACTCGGATTTATAATCTCAAAACATCCACTTCAATGAGAAATCTCAACCCATCTG ACATTGAGCGGATGGTTTCATTGAAGGGAATGATTATTCGGTCTAGTTCAATAATACCCGAGATAAGGGAAGCAATATTTAGATGCCTTGTGTGTGGCTACTACTCTGACCCGCTTCCGGTAGAGAAAG GGCGCATAACTGAGCCTACAATATGCTTGAAGGAAGAATGTCAAGCCAGGAATTCTATGACACTTGTTCACAACAGATGCAG ATTTACTGATAAACAGATCGTGAGGCTTCAGGAGACTCCTGATGAGATCCCTGAAGGAGGAACACCGCATACGGTGAGCTTGTTGATGCATGACAAGCTGGTTGATGCTGGAAAACCCGGTGATAGAATTGAG GTAACTGGGATATACAGGGCTATGACCGTTAGAGTTGGACCAACTCAGAGAACTGTAAAATCATTGTTCAAG ACATACATTGATTGTctgcatataaaaaaatctgacAAGTCAAGAATGCTGGCAGAGGATCAAAATCCGGTGGAAGTTGACAATTCTGTGGCTGGACACTCAGATGAAATTGTTTTTGATGAAAAAAAG GTGGAACAATTGAAAGAGCTGGCAAAACAGCCTGATATATATGATCGATTAACCAGGTCTTTAGCACCAAACATCTGGGAGTTAGATGATGTCAAAAAAGGCCTTCTTTGCCAG ATTTTTGGTGGGAATGCTTTGAAGTTGCCATCTGGTGCTCGCTTCCGTGGTGATATTAACATTCTTCTTGTTGGTGATCCTGGAACCAGCAAGTCCCAGCTGCTCCAGTACATACACAAGCTAGCTCCCCGTGGAATATACACTAGTGGAAGAGGGAGTTCTGCTGTTGGCTTGACTGCTTATGTTGCAAAAGATCCTGAAACAGGGGAAACa GTTTTAGAGAGTGGAGCGTTAGTTTTGAGTGATAGAGGCATTTGTTGCATTGACGAATTTGACAAAATGTCTGACAGTGCGAGGAGCATGTTACATGAG GTGATGGAACAGCAAACTGTCTCGATAGCAAAGGCAGGAATCATTGCTTCCCTTAATGCTAGGACTTCAGTCTTGGCTTGTGCAAATCCAAGTGGTTCACGCTATAATCCTCACTTATCAGTAATTGACAACATACACCTCCCTCCTACCTTATTATCTAG GTTCGATCTGATCTACTTACTCCTTGACAAGGCTGATGAGCATACAGACAGGCGCCTTGCAAAGCATATTGTTGCATTACACTTTGAGAATCCTGAG ACAATACAGCAGGATGTCTTAGACCTTGCTACGTTGACTGCATATGTGGGATATGCGCGAAAGCATATTCATCCACAATTATCTGATGAAGCTGCTGAAGAGTTGACTAGAGGTTATgttgaattgaggaggagaGGAAATTTTCCAGGCAGTAGCAAAAAG GTGATAACAGCAACACCTAGGCAGATTGAGAGTTTGATACGACTTAGTGAAGCTCTAGCTCGAATTCGTTTCTCAGAATGG GTTGAAAAGCATGATGTTGTGGAGGCATTCCGGCTTTTGGAAGTTGCAATGCAGCAATCAGCAACCGATCACTCCACCG GAACAATCGACATGGATCTTATCACTACTGGAATTTCGGCAAGTGAAAGAATGAGACGGGAAAGTCTGGTATCAGCAGCTCGCAACATAATTATGGAAAAGTTGCAACTTGGGGGACCCTCAATGCGTTTGTTAGAG TTGCTGGAGGAGCTGAAGACGCAGAGCTCTGGCAATGAAGTCCACCTCAATGAT CTGAGGACTGCAATCACAACACTTGCAAGTGAGGGATTTGTGGCTTTTGTTCATGGCGACAGTGTCAAAAGAATATGA
- the LOC117638429 gene encoding protein SHI RELATED SEQUENCE 3, with protein MASRCQDCGNQAKKECVYMRCRTCCKSKGFHCQTHVKSTWVPVYRRRQQQLPAAALLSQQHLQLYHEQGHHHQNPKRPAEHLTNPSSSTRLDQEVNFPAEVNSMATFKCVRVSSVEDMVDQHAYQTSVVIGGHVFKGILYDQGPDHHHQNCYTTVGQSSSSHHVLLNKKTSNFINAAANTASTSSAPDPPADQLPHHHPPSSYPLIPFNAFMPGTQFFINPK; from the exons ATGGCTTCAAGATGCCAAGACTGTGGGAACCAAGCAAAGAAGGAGTGTGTGTACATGAGATGCAGGACTTGCTGTAAGAGCAAAGGGTTTCACTGCCAAACCCACGTCAAAAGCACTTGGGTTCCTGTCTACAGAAGACGCCAACAGCAGCTTCCTGCAGCAGCTCTTCTTTCTCAACAGCACCTTCAGCTTTATCATGAACAAGGACATCACCACCAAAACCCTAAGAGGCCAGCTGAACACCTCACCAATCCGTCTTCCTCAACAA GGCTAGATCAAGAGGTGAATTTTCCAGCTGAAGTGAATTCCATGGCAACTTTTAAGTGTGTTCGAGTGAGCTCAGTGGAAGACATGGTTGATCAGCACGCTTATCAGACGAGCGTGGTGATCGGAGGGCATGTATTTAAGGGAATTCTCTATGATCAAGGTcctgatcatcatcatcaaaattGTTACACTACTGTAGGCCAAAGCTCCAGCTCCCATCATGTATTgttaaataagaaaactagTAATTTTATTAATGCTGCTGCAAATACTGCTTCCACTTCATCAGCTCCTGATCCTCCTGCAGATCAACTACCACATCATCACCCTCCTTCTTCATACCCATTGATTCCCTTTAATGCTTTCATGCCTGGTACGCAATTTTTCATTAACCCAAAATGA
- the LOC117637476 gene encoding uncharacterized protein LOC117637476, with protein MELGKFQGLNSMDEEFEFLQIGEEDYVGLSHWEFVDASDADSEEKHHHNHHSDSEQREDKDEEANGSDVLSIGPSSFSSSISSTSKPMAVPVGAHSHRRPHLVRFLDVGLNLKPRHDFDGGDEDEGHGNDGDGDDEDDDGYGLDDELVPWSVGDKFGRQRMRKLGKRTFPKMNNSKRSPYLLVRPGCVRGKHGLGLKHIN; from the coding sequence atggaaTTGGGAAAGTTTCAAGGACTAAATTCCATGGACgaagaatttgaattcttGCAAATTGGAGAAGAGGACTATGTGGGTCTTTCGCACTGGGAGTTCGTTGATGCCTCTGATGCAGACTCAGAAGAAAagcaccaccacaaccaccactcTGACTCCGAACAACGAGAAGATAAAGACGAAGAAGCAAATGGGTCTGATGTGCTAAGTATCGGGCCTTCTTCATTTTCCTCTTCTATCTCTTCGACCTCAAAGCCAATGGCAGTTCCAGTGGGTGCCCATAGCCATCGTCGTCCCCATCTTGTTCGATTTCTCGATGTGGGCCTCAATCTCAAACCCCGTCACGATTTTGACGGTGGTGATGAGGATGAGGGCCATGgtaatgatggtgatggtgatgatgaggatgatgatgggTATGGTTTAGATGACGAGCTTGTGCCGTGGTCGGTGGGCGACAAGTTTGGGAGGCAGAGGATGAGGAAATTGGGGAAGAGGACATTTCCGAAGATGAACAATTCGAAGCGATCGCCTTACTTGCTTGTGAGGCCTGGCTGCGTCCGTGGGAAGCATGGACTGGGTTTGAAGCACATAAACTAA
- the LOC117638430 gene encoding receptor-like protein kinase 7 — translation MDATFLNLRCLLFLLCLLSHPKAGAVDERQLLLKFKSTFENPSTNRILNTWNSSNPVCSFSGVVCNGKKYVREIDLTDQNLSGCLVLDDICQLKFLEKLVLRNNAFHPRLFPSEVFNLKNLTLLDSANCSLQGPVPKSFGNLSELTILDLSYNNMVGEIPSEVGKLTKLWQLELYGNHLNGTLPFGLRNLTNLENFDPSMNLFEGNLSEFRFSKNIVSLPLYENNLSGEVPAEFGEFKKLVDLSLYKNMLTGPLPQKLGSWSKVDYIDLSENFLTGTIPPDMCKMGTMNNLLFVQNKLSGEIPQNYAKCTTLKRFRVNNNLLYGVVPPGIWGLPHAEIIDIRSNRFEGPITSHIGKARTLALLFVSYNQLSGELPDEISKATSLVSIVLDNNSFSGRIPRSLGDLKHLGVLYLQSNMFSASIPKSLGRCFLLSDVNMAHNLLSGEIPSSLGSLPSLNSLNLSHNQLSGQIPETLASLMLRILDLTHNGLTGVIPKALSIAAYKSSFSGNPGFCSM, via the coding sequence ATGGATGCTACGTTCCTCAACCTCCGCTGCCTCCTCTTTCTCCTCTGCCTTCTCTCCCATCCGAAAGCTGGCGCCGTGGACGAGCGTCAACTTCTTTTGAAGTTCAAGTCTACATTCGAAAATCCAAGCACCAACAGAATCCTCAACACATGGAACTCCTCAAATCCTGTGTGTAGTTTCAGCGGAGTTGTCTGCAATGGAAAGAAGTACGTTCGAGAAATCGACCTTACGGATCAAAACTTATCCGGGTGTCTGGTGCTGGACGACATATGCCAGCTCAAGTTTTTGGAAAAGCTGGTGTTGAGAAACAATGCTTTTCATCCACGTCTCTTCCCAAGTGAAGTCTTCAACCTCAAGAATCTCACATTGCTTGACTCGGCGAACTGTAGCCTCCAAGGACCAGTTCCAAAGAGTTTTGGAAACCTCTCGGAGCTTACAATCTTGGACCTATCTTATAACAACATGGTCGGGGAAATTCCATCCGAGGTTGGCAAGCTCACCAAGCTGTGGCAGCTCGAGCTCTACGGCAACCACTTGAACGGAACGCTTCCTTTCGGGCTAAGAAACCTCACAAACCTGGAGAATTTCGACCCCTCAATGAACTTATTCGAAGGGAATTTGTCGGAGTTCCGATTCTCGAAGAACATAGTTTCTTTGCCGTTGTACGAGAACAATTTATCTGGAGAAGTGCCAGCTGAGTTTGGAGAATTCAAGAAGCTTGTGGACCTCTCTTTGTACAAAAACATGTTGACCGGTCCTCTGCCTCAGAAACTAGGCTCTTGGTCTAAAGTTGACTACATTGATCTATCTGAGAATTTCTTGACGGGAACTATTCCGCCTGATATGTGCAAGATGGGGACGATGAATAATCTTTTGTTCGTGCAGAACAAGCTCTCTGGCGAAATTCCTCAAAATTACGCCAAGTGTACGACGTTGAAAAGGTTCAGAGTCAACAACAACTTGCTCTATGGTGTTGTTCCTCCTGGGATCTGGGGCCTGCCTCATGCAGAAATCATTGACATTAGATCGAATCGATTTGAAGGTCCGATTACTTCTCATATCGGAAAAGCTAGGACGCTTGCTTTGCTGTTCGTGAGTTATAATCAACTATCTGGTGAATTGCCAGATGAGATTTCCAAAGCAACATCTTTGGTGTCGATTGTTTTGGATAACAATAGCTTTTCGGGTAGAATTCCGAGGAGTCTTGGTGATCTGAAGCATCTGGGTGTTCTGTATTTGCAAAGCAACATGTTCTCTGCGTCAATACCAAAGTCTTTAGGAAGGTGTTTTCTCCTGAGCGACGTGAACATGGCCCACAACTTGCTTTCTGGTGAAATCCCGTCATCCTTAGGCTCACTCCCATCCTTGAACTCCCTAAACTTATCACATAATCAGCTTTCCGGTCAAATTCCAGAAACATTAGCATCCTTAATGCTACGAATTCTTGACTTGACGCACAATGGACTCACTGGTGTCATACCAAAAGCTTTGTCGATTGCAGCCTACAAGAGTAGCTTTTCTGGTAACCCCGGTTTCTGCAGCATGTAG